From one Lycium ferocissimum isolate CSIRO_LF1 chromosome 7, AGI_CSIRO_Lferr_CH_V1, whole genome shotgun sequence genomic stretch:
- the LOC132064317 gene encoding deoxyuridine 5'-triphosphate nucleotidohydrolase, translated as MAETQINSPEIKEPSPKIQKLDHTQHGNTPEIPFFRVKKLSENAVLPSRGSPLSAGYDLSSAAETKVPARGKALVPTDLTIALPQGTYARIAPRSGLAWKHSIDVGAGVIDADYRGPVGVVLFNHSDVDFEVKAGDRIAQLIIQKIVTPEVEEVDDLDATVRGSGGFGSTGV; from the exons ATGGCAGAAACGCAGATCAACTCTCCTGAAATCAAAGAGCCTTCTCCTAAGATTCAAAAACTAGACCACACCCAACACGGCAATACCCCTGAAATCCCCTTTTTTCGAGTCAAAAAGCTCTCTGAAAACGCTGTTTTGCCTTCCAGAGGTTCCCCTCTTTCTGCTGGTTATGATCTATCCAG TGCTGCAGAGACTAAAGTGCCTGCAAGAGGCAAGGCTCTAGTACCCACAGATCTCACTATTGCTCTTCCTCAAGGAACCTATGCTCGTATTG CGCCTCGATCTGGTCTGGCATGGAAGCATTCTATAGATGTTGGAGCTGGTGTTATAGATGCTGATTACAGAGGGCCGGTTGGAGTTGTTTTGTTCAACCATTCTGATGTTGATTTTGAAGTCAAGGCTGGTGACAGGATAGCTCAGCTTATTATTCAGAAAATTGTGACACCAGAAGTTGAGGAGGTTGATGATCTTGATGCAACTGTGAGGGGATCTGGTGGCTTTGGATCCACTGGAGTATAA
- the LOC132064318 gene encoding probable protein phosphatase 2C 34, protein MGHFSSMFNGLARSFSLKKRRNSSDNGKYNAREAVEAMAKEAKKNDLILRSPGTVNVDGSKNFASLFSRRGEKGVNQDCFIVWEEFGCQEDMIFCGIFDGHGPWGHFVSKKVRESMVSSLLCNWQESLAEASSDPDLDLDSDKKLQRFNIWKDSFLKTCAAVDQELENHPKIDAFYSGTTALTIVRQGEVIFIANVGDSRAVLATTCDDGNLVPVQLTVDFKPNLPQETERIEQCNGRVFCLDDESGVHRLWLPDEESPGLAMSRAFGDYCVKDFGLISVPDVTQRHITTKDQFVVLATDGVWDVVSNQEAVEIVSATPDRAKAAKRLVQCAVRGWKRKRRGIAVDDISAIVLFFHSNHFCQHIYPVTTPK, encoded by the exons ATGGGGcatttttcttccatgtttaaTGGATTAGCAAGGTCTTTTTCgttgaagaaaagaaggaatagcTCTGATAATGGGAAGTACAATGCTAGAGAGGCTGTTGAAGCTATGGCTAAAGAAGCCAAGAAAAATGACTTGATATTAAGGTCCCCAGGGACTGTAAACGTTGATGGCTCTAAGAATTTTGCTTCATTATTCTCCAGAAGAGGTGAAAAAGGAGTTAATCAAGATTGCTTCATTGTTTGGGAG GAATTTGGATGCCAAGAAGATATGATATTTTGTGGTATATTTGATGGGCATGGACCTTGGGGTCATTTTGTGTCAAAGAAGGTTAGAGAATCGATGGTGTCATCGTTGCTTTGCAATTGGCAGGAGAGTCTTGCTGAGGCTTCAAGTGATCCAGATTTGGATTTAGATTCTGATAAAAAGCTTCAAAGATTTAACATATGGAAGGACTCATTCCTGAAGACATGTGCAGCTGTAGATCAGGAGCTGGAAAATCATCCTAAAATTGATGCATTTTACAGTGGAACCACTGCTTTGACAATAGTCAGACAG GGTGAGGTTATTTTTATAGCAAATGTTGGCGACTCACGTGCTGTATTGGCTACCACTTGTGATGATGGCAACTTAGTACCAGTTCAGCTCACTGTTGATTTCAAGCCTAATCTACCTC AGGAAACTGAGAGAATAGAGCAGTGTAATGGTAGAGTATTTTGCTTAGATGATGAATCTGGGGTGCACCGATTATGGTTGCCCGATGAAGAATCCCCCGGATTGGCGATGTCTAGAGCCTTCGGGGACTATTGCGTGAAAGATTTTGGTCTAATTTCAGTTCCTGATGTGACTCAGAGGCATATCACAACTAAAGACCAATTTGTTGTGCTGGCAACGGATGGG GTGTGGGATGTTGTTTCCAACCAAGAGGCTGTAGAAATTGTATCCGCAACTCCAGATAGGGCAAAAGCGGCCAAGCGCCTGGTTCAATGTGCTGTTCGTGGTTGGAAACGCAAGAGGAGGGGGATAGCAGTAGATGATATTTCAGCAATTGTACTCTTCTTTCATTCCAATCATTTCTGTCAGCATATTTACCCTGTAACTACACCAAAATAA